The Eubacteriaceae bacterium Marseille-Q4139 genome has a window encoding:
- a CDS encoding ABC transporter ATP-binding protein — protein sequence MGKLLEIKDLRVQYETGDGIVQALNGIDISLEEGMTLGLVGETGAGKTTLAKSIMRIIPQPPGRILSGEILYDGNDILKMDKNEIRKIRGEHISMIFQDPMTSLNPVMTVGEQIAETIKTHEKISSAEATKRACEMLELVGIKADRAGDYPHQFSGGMKQRVVIAIALACNPKILIADEPTTALDVTIQAQVLEMMQNLKRQFHTATILITHDLGVVAQTCEKAAIIYAGEVVEYGTVHEVFKDMSHPYTIGLMNSIPKIHVDERRLHPIEGLMPDPMALPPGCCFCDRCQFALKRCRTEKPPMEPLGGEHAARCFRAKENLRGGSAT from the coding sequence ATGGGGAAATTACTTGAAATCAAAGACCTGAGAGTCCAGTATGAAACCGGCGACGGCATTGTACAGGCGTTAAACGGCATCGACATCAGCCTGGAAGAGGGGATGACCCTGGGTCTTGTGGGTGAGACGGGAGCCGGGAAAACGACGCTTGCAAAAAGCATCATGCGGATCATCCCGCAGCCGCCCGGCCGGATCCTGTCGGGAGAAATCCTGTACGACGGAAACGATATCCTGAAAATGGATAAAAACGAGATCCGGAAAATCCGCGGAGAGCACATCTCCATGATTTTCCAGGATCCGATGACTTCTTTAAATCCTGTCATGACGGTGGGCGAGCAGATCGCCGAGACGATTAAGACCCATGAAAAAATATCGTCTGCGGAAGCGACGAAGCGGGCATGCGAGATGCTGGAGCTGGTGGGCATCAAGGCAGACCGCGCCGGCGATTACCCGCACCAGTTTTCCGGCGGGATGAAGCAGCGGGTGGTGATTGCGATTGCGCTGGCCTGCAACCCGAAGATCCTGATCGCCGATGAACCGACTACGGCACTGGATGTGACAATCCAGGCGCAGGTTTTGGAAATGATGCAGAATTTAAAGCGGCAGTTCCATACGGCAACGATCTTAATCACACACGATCTTGGCGTTGTGGCGCAGACCTGCGAGAAGGCGGCGATCATCTACGCCGGCGAGGTGGTGGAGTACGGAACGGTCCATGAAGTGTTTAAGGATATGAGCCATCCGTACACCATCGGGCTTATGAATTCCATCCCGAAAATTCACGTGGATGAAAGGCGGCTGCACCCAATCGAAGGGCTGATGCCGGATCCCATGGCGCTGCCGCCGGGCTGCTGCTTCTGTGACAGGTGCCAGTTCGCCCTGAAGCGGTGCCGGACGGAAAAACCGCCGATGGAGCCGCTCGGGGGAGAGCATGCGGCAAGGTGCTTCCGGGCGAAGGAAAATCTGAGGGGAGGTAGCGCAACATGA
- a CDS encoding ABC transporter permease has protein sequence MFQVIRTRKAEIDTAGAVSRDRTLFQQAWIQFKYNRRAMLGLAIIGLLLAIVFATMVIDLVTDSSVYNNYVVKQNLYLKLQGPSLAHPLGCDEFGRDMLFRLLWGTKYSLLLGFCAVTLSLLIGGPLGMIAGFYGGKTDNIIMRIMDVFMACPFILLAMAIVAALGASTVNLLIALGVSGMASFSRITRAAVMSVKDKEFVEAARAVGANDFVILIKYILPNSMAPILVQLTLRIGSSILNVAGLSYIGLGVQPPLPEWGAILTAAKVYMRDAWHISVFPGLCLVITVVAFNLFGDGLRDALDPKLKR, from the coding sequence ATGTTCCAGGTGATAAGGACAAGAAAGGCGGAAATTGACACGGCAGGCGCTGTGAGCCGGGACAGAACCCTGTTCCAGCAGGCATGGATCCAGTTTAAGTACAACCGGAGGGCCATGCTGGGCCTTGCCATCATCGGTCTTCTTCTCGCCATTGTGTTTGCAACCATGGTGATTGACCTGGTTACGGACAGCTCAGTTTACAACAATTACGTCGTGAAGCAGAATCTCTATCTGAAGCTTCAGGGGCCGAGCCTAGCACACCCGCTTGGCTGTGATGAATTCGGACGGGATATGCTGTTCCGCCTTTTATGGGGGACAAAGTATTCCCTTCTCTTGGGCTTCTGCGCCGTAACGCTTTCCCTCTTAATCGGAGGCCCCCTTGGGATGATTGCAGGCTTTTACGGCGGAAAAACAGACAATATCATCATGCGTATCATGGATGTTTTCATGGCATGCCCGTTCATTCTTCTGGCCATGGCGATTGTGGCGGCCCTCGGAGCCAGCACGGTCAATCTTCTGATTGCCCTTGGCGTTTCCGGCATGGCTTCCTTTTCCAGAATAACAAGGGCGGCTGTGATGTCCGTGAAGGACAAGGAATTTGTGGAGGCGGCGCGGGCCGTCGGGGCCAATGACTTTGTGATTCTCATAAAGTACATTCTTCCCAACTCCATGGCGCCGATCCTGGTTCAGCTTACCTTAAGAATCGGTTCCTCCATTCTCAACGTGGCCGGCCTTTCCTACATCGGTCTTGGCGTCCAGCCGCCGCTTCCCGAGTGGGGCGCGATTCTGACGGCGGCCAAGGTCTATATGCGTGATGCATGGCATATTTCGGTTTTCCCTGGCCTCTGCCTGGTCATCACAGTCGTTGCATTCAACCTGTTTGGGGACGGGCTTCGTGACGCCCTGGATCCGAAACTGAAGCGATAG
- a CDS encoding ABC transporter ATP-binding protein: MLKIRGLKKKFKNFPALDGLDMDIEEGALYGFVGPNGAGKTTAIKIITGLLRPDEGTVQIAGKDALRAGREINKEFGYVPDEFGMYDNLRVAEYMEFFAACYGITGLVARKRCGELLEQVKLEEKADFYVDSLSRGMKQRLCLARALIHDPRLLVLDEPTSGMDPRTRMEFKELLKELCAEGKTILVSSHILSELSQMCTDIGIIDAGKIVLSGNMAEILRKVNASNPLLISVCGGQEQAVRLLRQDPRVQTISIRGEDIVVSFSGQKEEEAELLKTLVDGGIPVSGFLREHGDLETIFMQLTNHDLETEVIAGEG, encoded by the coding sequence ATGCTTAAGATCCGGGGACTGAAAAAGAAATTTAAAAACTTCCCGGCGTTGGACGGCCTTGACATGGACATTGAGGAAGGCGCCCTCTATGGTTTTGTGGGGCCGAACGGAGCCGGAAAGACGACGGCCATCAAGATTATTACAGGCCTTCTCCGGCCGGATGAAGGTACGGTGCAGATTGCAGGAAAGGATGCCCTGCGGGCCGGCCGTGAGATCAATAAGGAATTCGGCTATGTGCCGGATGAGTTCGGCATGTATGACAACCTGCGGGTTGCAGAATATATGGAATTTTTTGCAGCCTGCTATGGAATTACGGGGCTTGTGGCGAGAAAACGCTGCGGAGAGCTTTTAGAGCAGGTGAAGCTGGAGGAAAAAGCGGATTTCTATGTGGACAGCCTGTCCAGGGGAATGAAGCAGAGACTCTGCTTGGCGCGGGCCCTGATCCATGATCCGCGGCTTCTCGTCCTGGACGAGCCGACCTCCGGCATGGACCCGCGGACCAGGATGGAGTTTAAAGAGCTTTTAAAGGAGCTCTGCGCCGAGGGGAAAACCATTTTAGTCAGCTCCCACATCCTGTCGGAGCTTTCGCAGATGTGCACGGATATCGGGATCATCGATGCGGGAAAAATTGTCTTAAGCGGGAACATGGCGGAAATCTTAAGAAAAGTCAACGCCTCCAACCCGCTTCTGATTTCCGTCTGCGGCGGGCAGGAGCAGGCCGTAAGGCTTCTCAGGCAGGATCCACGCGTCCAGACCATTTCCATCCGCGGCGAAGACATTGTCGTCAGCTTTTCCGGCCAGAAGGAAGAGGAGGCGGAGCTTTTAAAGACGCTGGTGGACGGCGGGATTCCCGTGAGCGGCTTCTTGAGGGAGCACGGGGATCTGGAGACGATTTTCATGCAGCTTACCAATCATGACCTGGAGACGGAGGTGATCGCCGGTGAAGGATAA
- a CDS encoding ABC transporter permease, protein MLRYILKRFLLVIPVLLGATLLVYTIMEFTPGDPARLILGDEASDEEVMELREEMGLNDPFAVRYVRFVADMLHGDLGISYRNNLEVSEQILQRLKNTMILAGAAVFIAVVIGIPVGIISAIKQYTIFDNLVMMVTLFLAASPVFWMGLMLVIIFALNLGIFPAAGMKSGFPDLLISLVLPAFTLSSNTMATIARTTRSSMLEVVRQDYIDTARSKGLKESTITVRHMLKNALIPIVTMIGLSFGGLLGGSVVTESIFAWPGVGRFVVESINFKDTPSVLASVVMLSVFSTFVNLFVDLLYAFVDPRIKSQYQVKRR, encoded by the coding sequence ATGCTTAGATACATATTGAAGAGGTTCCTTCTGGTGATCCCGGTGCTTTTAGGTGCTACGCTGTTAGTCTATACGATCATGGAGTTTACGCCGGGCGATCCGGCCAGGCTGATTCTCGGCGACGAGGCGTCGGATGAGGAGGTCATGGAGCTCCGTGAGGAGATGGGGTTAAACGATCCGTTTGCCGTCCGGTACGTCCGCTTTGTTGCGGACATGCTGCACGGGGATCTGGGGATCTCCTACCGGAACAATCTGGAGGTGTCGGAGCAGATTCTCCAGAGGCTTAAAAATACCATGATCCTGGCGGGAGCCGCGGTTTTCATTGCCGTTGTCATCGGCATCCCGGTGGGAATCATCTCGGCAATCAAGCAATATACGATCTTCGACAATCTGGTTATGATGGTAACGCTGTTCCTTGCGGCATCGCCTGTTTTCTGGATGGGCCTGATGCTGGTGATCATCTTTGCGCTGAATCTGGGGATTTTCCCGGCGGCCGGCATGAAAAGCGGATTCCCGGATCTTTTAATCAGCCTGGTGCTGCCTGCTTTTACGTTGTCCAGCAACACCATGGCGACGATTGCGAGGACGACGCGCTCCTCCATGCTGGAGGTTGTACGCCAGGACTACATTGATACGGCCAGATCGAAGGGCTTAAAGGAATCGACCATTACCGTCCGGCACATGCTGAAAAACGCGCTGATTCCCATCGTTACGATGATCGGCTTGAGCTTCGGCGGCCTGCTCGGCGGATCCGTGGTTACGGAGTCCATTTTTGCATGGCCTGGCGTCGGGCGGTTCGTGGTGGAGTCCATCAACTTTAAGGACACGCCGTCCGTCCTGGCCTCCGTGGTGATGCTGTCGGTCTTCTCCACCTTCGTCAACCTGTTCGTGGATCTTCTGTATGCGTTTGTGGATCCGCGGATCAAATCCCAGTATCAGGTAAAGAGGAGGTGA
- a CDS encoding ABC transporter substrate-binding protein yields the protein MKKMTALILAAAMVFSLAGCSQEKSDAGGTADTAGAQAEASGERKIKDEIVFAQSSDLTTMNPCIGTQERAYSLTNHMYDTLLSYDSEMNLENSLAESYEWVDDLTLQLNIREGVTFHNGDPLTAEDVIFTFKQRAESGNAYKEYVDVDNLEAKDDHTVIMHFMTPHPSFIYQLTDPAWGIMPKNYFEEVGEEGFAKAPIGSGPYKLKEYVTGDYYTLERFEDYWGGPAKTQYLTMKIVPEAGQRTIMLETGEIDVAYEVPYVDAAKIIDNDDLQFLSTPSMKIVMFYLNTQSATPLSDKRVRQAIEYAIDKEAIVQAVCYGYGTVAYAIVPESVTEYKAVKEPHVYDLEKAKALMAEAGCADGFSMEIWTSSTQTNTEICQVIQEQLAAINIDAEILVQDANTIDARIDAGDEYGMSLHFYSCNSGHAEYTLSNILPTGMTRNDSRFSSAEYDEAYYKWLVTVDEAERDELLTTMYEIQNDETPVIPLYNEVKILGATKNLEGLELSMIGAHQFENAVVYVD from the coding sequence ATGAAGAAAATGACGGCACTGATTTTAGCGGCAGCCATGGTATTCTCCCTGGCAGGATGTTCCCAGGAGAAATCCGATGCCGGCGGCACAGCCGATACGGCAGGGGCGCAGGCAGAGGCCTCCGGGGAGCGGAAGATTAAAGACGAAATCGTCTTTGCCCAGAGCTCTGACTTAACGACCATGAACCCGTGTATCGGAACGCAGGAGAGAGCCTATTCCCTGACGAACCATATGTACGATACGCTTCTTTCGTATGACAGTGAGATGAATCTGGAAAACAGTCTGGCAGAGAGCTATGAATGGGTGGATGACCTGACCTTACAGCTAAACATCAGGGAGGGCGTCACGTTCCATAACGGCGATCCTTTGACCGCCGAGGACGTAATCTTCACTTTTAAGCAGAGGGCCGAGAGCGGCAACGCCTACAAAGAATATGTGGACGTGGACAACCTGGAGGCAAAGGACGACCACACGGTGATTATGCATTTCATGACGCCGCATCCGTCCTTTATCTACCAGCTTACGGACCCGGCCTGGGGCATCATGCCGAAGAATTATTTCGAGGAGGTCGGAGAAGAGGGCTTTGCGAAGGCGCCCATCGGAAGCGGCCCCTACAAGTTAAAGGAATATGTGACCGGCGATTACTATACGCTGGAACGGTTTGAGGATTACTGGGGCGGCCCGGCAAAGACGCAGTATCTGACGATGAAGATTGTTCCGGAGGCAGGCCAGAGGACGATCATGCTTGAGACAGGCGAGATCGACGTGGCTTATGAGGTTCCCTATGTGGATGCCGCCAAGATCATTGACAACGATGACCTCCAGTTCTTGTCGACGCCGTCCATGAAGATCGTTATGTTCTATCTGAACACCCAGTCGGCGACGCCGTTAAGCGACAAGCGCGTGCGCCAGGCCATTGAGTATGCCATTGACAAGGAAGCCATTGTGCAGGCAGTCTGCTACGGATACGGAACCGTTGCCTACGCGATTGTGCCGGAGAGCGTAACCGAGTATAAAGCAGTAAAGGAACCGCACGTCTACGATCTGGAAAAGGCCAAGGCCCTGATGGCGGAGGCCGGCTGTGCGGACGGCTTCTCCATGGAAATCTGGACAAGCTCGACGCAGACCAATACGGAGATCTGCCAGGTTATCCAGGAACAGCTTGCAGCCATCAATATTGATGCGGAGATTCTTGTCCAGGATGCCAACACCATCGACGCGAGAATCGACGCAGGCGACGAGTACGGCATGTCCCTGCACTTCTATTCCTGCAACAGCGGCCATGCAGAGTACACCTTATCCAACATCCTTCCGACCGGAATGACGAGGAACGATTCCAGATTCAGCAGTGCGGAATACGACGAGGCATACTACAAGTGGCTGGTGACGGTCGATGAGGCGGAACGCGATGAGCTTCTGACGACCATGTATGAGATCCAGAACGACGAGACTCCGGTGATCCCGCTTTACAACGAGGTGAAGATTTTAGGCGCCACGAAGAACCTGGAAGGGCTTGAGCTGAGCATGATCGGCGCGCATCAGTTCGAGAATGCCGTCGTTTATGTGGACTAA
- a CDS encoding response regulator transcription factor yields the protein MEQINILVVDDEKEIADLVEIYLVSDGYKVFKANNAQDGLELLEKEEIHLVLLDIMMPGMDGLEMCRKIRETNNIPIIMLSAKSTDLDKILGLGTGADDYVVKPFNPLELTARVKSQLRRYTQLNPNSNTGQNVKNEIAIRGLTINKDNHRVVVYGEEIKLTPIEFDILYLLASNPGRVFSTDEIFEKVWNEKVYEANNTVMVHIRRLRGKMKEDTRQNKIITTVWGVGYKIEK from the coding sequence ATGGAACAGATTAACATTCTTGTGGTGGACGACGAAAAGGAAATTGCAGATCTGGTGGAAATTTATCTTGTCAGCGACGGATATAAAGTATTTAAGGCCAACAACGCCCAGGACGGGCTGGAGCTTTTGGAAAAAGAGGAGATCCATCTCGTGCTCCTCGATATCATGATGCCGGGAATGGACGGCCTGGAGATGTGCCGGAAAATCCGCGAAACCAACAACATCCCGATCATCATGCTAAGCGCAAAATCCACGGATCTCGACAAAATCCTGGGCCTGGGAACGGGCGCGGACGACTACGTGGTAAAGCCGTTTAATCCGCTGGAGCTGACGGCCAGGGTCAAGTCACAGCTCAGACGCTACACACAGCTAAACCCCAACAGCAACACGGGGCAGAATGTGAAGAACGAGATCGCAATCCGCGGCCTTACCATCAACAAGGACAATCACAGGGTAGTCGTTTACGGCGAAGAAATCAAGCTGACGCCGATTGAATTCGATATCCTGTACCTGCTCGCCTCCAATCCCGGACGTGTGTTCAGCACGGATGAGATCTTTGAAAAGGTGTGGAATGAAAAGGTCTACGAGGCCAACAATACCGTTATGGTACATATCCGCCGCCTCCGCGGAAAAATGAAGGAGGACACCCGCCAGAATAAGATCATCACAACGGTTTGGGGGGTAGGCTATAAAATTGAAAAATGA
- a CDS encoding HAMP domain-containing histidine kinase → MSRSFYARLILNILYSTVIACLVEVFLITNVSMLVDYLEKTEYAGLFLVRIFRVQTIASIFYVLVGIGVFSVSFLLLQRKTVRYIGKISAAIRNISEGDLNTHVEILGDDEFSAMAANLNKMEADIQNLMEKEREAERTKNELITNVAHDLRTPLTSIIGYLELLSKSGDRLSPEMQKKYIDIAYTKSKRLEKLIEDLFGFTKLNYGKISMNVGKLDIVKLLSQLLEEFYPSFADKDLTYELKSNVPAQVITADGNLLARLFDNLINNAIKYGAEGKKILVKIHSDGEIVTVSVTNYGYVIPAEELPLIFNKFYRVEQSRSIYTGGTGLGLAIAKNIVDMHGGTISVASDLNGTVFTVKLKVNFDIRRENFGTIG, encoded by the coding sequence ATGAGCAGAAGCTTCTATGCCCGGCTGATTTTAAATATTCTGTACAGTACGGTTATCGCATGCCTGGTGGAAGTCTTTCTGATAACCAATGTCAGCATGCTCGTGGACTATCTGGAAAAGACCGAGTATGCAGGCCTGTTTCTGGTACGCATTTTCCGCGTGCAGACTATCGCATCAATTTTTTACGTGCTGGTGGGAATCGGAGTCTTTTCCGTGTCCTTTCTCCTGCTCCAGCGAAAGACGGTGCGGTACATCGGAAAGATTTCGGCGGCAATCCGGAATATTTCCGAGGGCGATTTGAATACCCATGTGGAAATCCTTGGAGACGATGAATTTTCGGCCATGGCCGCCAACCTGAATAAGATGGAAGCCGACATCCAGAATCTGATGGAGAAGGAGCGGGAAGCAGAACGGACAAAAAATGAGCTGATTACCAATGTGGCCCATGATCTCAGGACGCCTCTGACCTCGATCATCGGCTATCTGGAGCTGCTGTCCAAAAGCGGCGACAGGCTTTCGCCGGAAATGCAGAAGAAATACATTGATATTGCCTATACGAAATCAAAACGCCTGGAGAAGCTCATTGAGGATCTGTTCGGTTTTACGAAGCTGAATTATGGTAAAATTTCCATGAATGTGGGGAAATTGGATATAGTAAAGCTGTTAAGCCAGCTCCTTGAAGAGTTTTACCCGAGCTTTGCAGACAAAGATCTGACCTATGAGCTGAAAAGCAATGTGCCGGCGCAGGTGATCACTGCCGACGGGAACCTTCTGGCCCGTCTGTTTGACAACCTGATTAACAATGCAATCAAATACGGGGCGGAGGGGAAAAAGATTCTCGTGAAAATCCATTCCGACGGGGAGATCGTGACGGTTTCCGTGACGAATTACGGCTATGTGATCCCGGCGGAAGAGCTGCCTCTTATTTTCAATAAATTTTACAGGGTGGAACAGTCCCGCTCCATCTATACAGGCGGAACCGGGCTTGGGCTTGCCATTGCGAAAAACATTGTGGACATGCACGGAGGCACGATTTCCGTGGCCAGCGATTTAAACGGGACGGTTTTTACGGTGAAACTGAAGGTAAATTTTGACATTCGGAGAGAAAATTTCGGGACAATAGGATGA
- a CDS encoding ATP-binding cassette domain-containing protein gives MSEAKELLRVEHLKKYFSTPRGMLLAVDDISFSLKAGETLGVVGESGCGKSTLGRAILRLHEPTDGKVIFNGENILEYDKKKMKQTRSDMQIIFQDPYSSLNPRMTVSQSIAAPLIIQGIYQAKEKDKIQKRVDEMMELVGLAKRFANSYPHELDGGRRQRIGIARALSLNPKFIVCDEPVSALDVSIQAQVLNLMQDLQEKLGLTYLFITHNLSVVKHLSNRIMVMYLGQMVELAEPKALFANPMHPYTKALLSAIPTPDPDQKMDCVVLKGELTSPINVPEGCRFAKRCIYARPDCETKKVEMREAEPGHFVACHLCGELGKRG, from the coding sequence ATGAGCGAAGCGAAAGAACTGCTTCGGGTGGAACACCTGAAAAAATACTTTTCCACTCCCCGCGGAATGCTTCTGGCCGTGGACGACATTTCGTTTTCCTTAAAGGCTGGAGAAACCCTGGGCGTCGTCGGGGAATCCGGCTGCGGGAAGTCCACTCTGGGCCGCGCAATCCTGCGGCTTCATGAGCCGACGGACGGGAAAGTGATTTTTAACGGGGAGAATATCCTGGAATACGACAAGAAAAAGATGAAGCAGACGAGATCGGATATGCAGATCATTTTCCAGGATCCGTATTCATCCCTGAATCCCAGGATGACCGTGAGCCAGTCCATTGCGGCTCCGCTCATCATCCAGGGGATTTATCAGGCAAAGGAAAAGGATAAGATCCAGAAGCGGGTCGACGAGATGATGGAACTGGTGGGGCTTGCCAAGCGGTTTGCCAATTCCTATCCGCATGAGCTGGACGGCGGCCGGCGCCAGAGGATCGGCATTGCGAGGGCGCTGTCCCTGAACCCGAAATTCATCGTCTGCGATGAACCGGTATCGGCCCTTGATGTCTCGATTCAGGCACAGGTACTGAACCTGATGCAGGATCTTCAGGAAAAGCTGGGGCTTACCTACCTGTTTATCACGCATAATTTAAGCGTTGTCAAGCATCTGTCCAACCGGATCATGGTCATGTACCTGGGGCAGATGGTGGAGCTGGCAGAGCCGAAGGCCCTGTTTGCAAATCCGATGCATCCATATACGAAGGCCCTGCTTTCGGCGATCCCGACGCCGGACCCGGATCAGAAAATGGACTGCGTCGTGCTAAAAGGGGAGCTGACATCCCCGATCAATGTGCCGGAAGGCTGCCGGTTTGCGAAACGCTGTATTTATGCGAGGCCGGATTGTGAGACGAAAAAAGTAGAAATGCGTGAGGCGGAGCCCGGCCATTTTGTGGCCTGCCATCTCTGCGGAGAGCTGGGAAAGCGCGGATAA
- a CDS encoding ABC transporter permease subunit, with amino-acid sequence MKDNPVLLRELIVRSRSFRFPLIVFVFNGILAAAAMLNMFSVVAQIRISANIQYASFLKLYVFVATLEFLLLMFIMPALTSAGISGERERQTLDLLFTTQMTSWQIIMGKLISAFSQLLLLVVSSFPVLLLTFVYGGVDFADLALLLVCFVTVAMFTGGVGILSSSFMKRSNFSNVCTYGILLTVVVGTYMLNQFALHMSQLKINGLTPEPGEMLPKADSGAAVYLLLLNPVVTFSEIMENQVSGSESILSLGQFLGSRPENLVTEHWTLFSLAVQLVLAAIFVSAAVYFLNPAGRDKR; translated from the coding sequence GTGAAGGATAATCCTGTACTTTTGCGGGAACTGATTGTGCGGAGCAGAAGCTTCCGCTTCCCGCTCATTGTTTTCGTGTTCAACGGGATTCTTGCGGCTGCGGCCATGTTAAACATGTTTTCTGTTGTGGCCCAGATCCGGATTTCAGCCAATATCCAGTATGCCAGCTTTCTTAAACTGTACGTTTTTGTGGCGACGCTGGAATTTCTGCTTTTAATGTTTATCATGCCGGCGCTTACGTCGGCCGGAATCAGCGGAGAGCGGGAGCGTCAGACGCTGGATCTGCTCTTTACGACGCAGATGACGTCCTGGCAGATTATCATGGGAAAGCTGATATCGGCATTCAGCCAGCTTCTTCTCCTTGTGGTATCCAGCTTCCCGGTGCTGCTTCTGACTTTCGTCTATGGAGGCGTAGATTTTGCGGATCTGGCCCTTCTTCTAGTGTGCTTTGTGACGGTTGCCATGTTCACGGGAGGCGTCGGGATTTTGTCGTCGTCCTTTATGAAGCGGTCGAATTTTTCCAATGTCTGCACGTATGGGATTCTTCTGACCGTCGTAGTCGGGACGTATATGCTCAACCAGTTTGCGCTCCATATGTCACAGCTAAAGATCAACGGGCTGACGCCGGAGCCAGGGGAGATGCTTCCGAAGGCGGATTCCGGCGCCGCCGTGTATCTGCTTTTGTTAAACCCGGTGGTGACGTTTTCTGAGATCATGGAGAATCAGGTGTCCGGCTCCGAAAGCATCCTGTCTCTGGGGCAGTTTCTCGGCTCCAGGCCGGAAAATCTCGTGACGGAGCACTGGACGCTTTTCAGCCTCGCCGTCCAGCTTGTGCTGGCTGCCATTTTTGTGAGTGCTGCCGTATATTTCCTGAATCCTGCAGGGAGAGACAAACGATAA
- a CDS encoding deoxyribonuclease IV gives MFQIGCHLSCAKGFAAMGKDALKIHATAFQFFTRNPRGGSAKAIDEDDVAAFLKIKEEAGIGTLVAHAPYTLNACAAEERIREFARNTMEDDLKRMEYLPGNLYNFHPGSHVKQGMETGIRLIADQLNGLLKKEQTTTVLLETMCGKGSEVGGRFEELKEILDRVELKEKMGVCLDTCHVWDGGYDIVHDLDGVLSEFDRVVGLSRLKAIHLNDSQNPLGARKDRHARIGEGHIGLDAMVRIINHPALKDLPFCLETPNELDGYAREIALLKSKRVEP, from the coding sequence ATGTTTCAGATTGGATGCCATCTTTCCTGTGCAAAGGGCTTTGCGGCCATGGGAAAAGATGCCTTGAAAATACATGCGACGGCTTTCCAGTTTTTCACCAGGAACCCACGCGGCGGAAGCGCGAAGGCCATCGACGAAGACGATGTGGCGGCGTTCCTCAAAATAAAGGAGGAAGCCGGGATCGGGACGCTGGTGGCTCATGCGCCCTATACGCTGAATGCCTGTGCCGCGGAGGAGCGGATCCGGGAATTTGCGAGAAATACCATGGAGGATGACTTAAAGCGGATGGAATATCTGCCGGGGAACCTCTATAATTTCCATCCCGGAAGCCACGTAAAGCAGGGAATGGAGACAGGAATCCGCCTGATTGCGGATCAGTTAAACGGGCTTTTAAAGAAAGAACAGACGACGACGGTGCTCTTAGAAACCATGTGCGGAAAGGGCAGTGAAGTCGGCGGACGGTTCGAGGAGCTTAAGGAGATTTTAGACCGGGTGGAGCTTAAGGAAAAAATGGGCGTCTGCCTGGATACCTGCCATGTCTGGGACGGCGGGTACGATATTGTACATGACCTGGACGGCGTGCTTTCTGAGTTTGACCGGGTGGTGGGCCTTTCCAGGCTGAAGGCCATCCATTTAAACGACAGCCAGAACCCGCTCGGCGCCAGGAAAGACCGTCATGCGCGGATCGGGGAGGGACATATCGGGTTAGACGCCATGGTGAGGATCATCAACCATCCGGCCCTGAAAGACCTGCCGTTCTGCCTCGAGACGCCCAACGAGCTGGACGGCTATGCGAGGGAGATTGCGCTTTTAAAATCAAAGCGTGTGGAACCGTAA